A part of Caretta caretta isolate rCarCar2 chromosome 1, rCarCar1.hap1, whole genome shotgun sequence genomic DNA contains:
- the LOC125623371 gene encoding alpha-2-macroglobulin-like protein 1 → MRKEIVNGLDQSAILADGQMYWIQQPKPKEGSMYWYRAPSVDVELTSSILMVHFLKPNLSSADIGKAYQIVSWLTKLQNPYGGFASTQDTVVALVALALYALKTYSKDGPDLPASISSEGFSHEILVDTTNRLLLQTAQLPAIPSSYTVQAQGHGCLFLQTTLRYNIPPPRSDFTFALSVRTECIGLNAARFPVTIQSRYTGNRVSTNMVLIKVKMLSGYSPVTESLEELKKMPVVKKIEREVEQVTLYVDELTRDSVLYPCGAARNPSEGPEACQREGL, encoded by the exons ATGAGGAAAGAAATAGTAAACGGATTGGACCAATCAGCCATCCTAGCAG ATGGGCAAATGTATTGGATCCAGCAGCCCAAACCGAAGGAGGGATCCATGTACTGGTATCGGGCTCCATCCGTTGATGTGGAGCTGACATCTAGCATCCTCATGGTTCATTTTTTGAAGCCAAACTTGTCTTCTGCTGACATCGGAAAAGCATACCAGATTGTGAGCTGGCTCACCAAGCTGCAGAACCCCTATGGAGGCTTTGCCTCAACCCAG GACACTGTGGTTGCCCTTGTAGCCTTAGCCTTGTATGCCCTCAAGACCTACAGCAAAGATGGTCCTGACCTCCCTGCTTCCATCTCCTCTGAGGGCTTCAGCCATGAGATCCTGGTGGACACCACCAACCGGCTTCTGCTGCAGACGGCGCAGCTGCCAGCCATCCCCAGCAGCTACACAGTGCAGGCTCAGGGCCACGGGTGCCTGTTCCTCCAG ACCACCCTGCGATACAACATCCCTCCTCCAAGGAGCGACTTCACCTTTGCGCTGTCTGTGAGGACAGAGTGCATCGGCCTGAATGCTGCCCGCTTTCCTGTCACCATTCAAAGCCG CTACACTGGGAACCGTGTGTCCACCAACATGGTGCTGATCAAGGTGAAGATGCTGTCTGGCTACAGCCCTGTGACAGAGTCCTTGGAAGAG TTAAAGAAAATGCCCGTGGTGAAGAAAATTGAAAGAGAAGTTGAGCAAGTCACCCTCTACGTGGATGAA CTGACTCGGGACTCAGTACTTTACCCTTGTGGTGCAGCAAGAAATCCAAGTGAAGGACCTGAAGCCTGCCAACGCGAAGGACTCTGA